AGAGGAAAGCTGTATCTGTGAAGCTGGAAAGTGGTTTTGTTAAgacttgttttctctccttcactgGAGAGGTGTGCTAGCATCAACTTGGCACAAAGAaaaccttcatttcttttctaacATGGTGGCTTAAACAATGGCGTAGATGCTGGTGTTTTAGACTGCGACAGATCCTTCCATTTGTTTCTGCTCCTGGAGGCTTTTAGGAAGAGCTGCTGGACTGCATTGCACCAGGGAAAGGTCATCTTGATacacttccctcctccctggagGGGGAAAGGATCTGGCTTTTGTGTATCACCCTCCTGAACAGAAGAATCCTGTGCTGAAATTGCCTTTGAGGAGCAGGAACTTGCCCCACTCTGACTGCTCTCCAACTTCCTCCCCAGTATGCAGACTCAGGGGAAGGTAACACTAGGTGCTATCTTTTCAGTAGTTACCAGCAAAATATAACCCACCAGCCTGCCTGATGAGACTTCTGCAAGGAGTATGGGTATAGGTTTGGCCTGAAGCCACCAAgttctcaaaggaaaataacagcCTCAGTACAAACCATCAATACAAACTCAAATACAAACCATCCTCTCCACCAGGAAACCTGCATGATGtccttctgccttccctctcAGGCCAAAGAGAACTCAGAGAACAGGCCACACAGAACTGAGCAAAAGCACCCGAGTTGCAAAATCCAGGATTGTTTGCAGTAACTGGCTAAGGGCTTTTAAAAAAGGGCCTGTTCCTATGCAGGCTGAGAGCAGGAATTTGTGTTCTAGGTGatgagaaaacagtttcagcttctataagaatcatagaatcgactaagttgaaaaagacctttaagatcattaagtccaacttTTagcccaggactgccaagaccaccacaaAACCTCATCAcctacacggtttgtgaacacttccagggatggtgattccaccactgtcctgggcagcctgttccaatacttgacaaccctttcggtgaagacatttttcctaatatccaatctaaacctccccaggcacagcttgaggctgttacctcttggCCTATCACTTGTtctttgggagaagagactgacccccatctcactacagcctcctttcaggtagttgtagagaggGATAAGGTCCCCcccagcctccttttctccagactaaaccccccagtTCCatcagccgttcctcatcacacttgtgctccaagCCCTGCACCACATTTGTTGCCCTTCTTCGTACactctccagcacctcaatgtctctcttgcagtaaggggcccaaaactgaacagaggatttgaggtgcagcctcaccagtggcaatacagggggacaatcactgccctggccctgctggacacactatttctgatacaggccaggatgccatgGGCCTTtgtggctgcctgggcacaagctgctcatgttcagtggcTGTCAGTCAGTAccctcaggtccttttccatgagcagctttccagccagaCCAAGCCTCTCACAGATTGCTACAGGTTAAGAACAAAGGCCATGGAGGCTGTTAATTCTGACCTTCCCACTGCTGAAGGGAGCTACGCCTTGCTCGGCATAGACAGTGCCCAAAGCCTCATTGCTTGACTAAGTCAGAGAGCAAGAACTGCCTGGCTTTGAAGATCAGCAAGCTCTCAGTATcagccttttctctcttttgtgttCCTGGTTTTGAGAACGATTGAACAGCATTTTATATGCTTCGAAAGTTCTGTTCCAGCAACACAAAACCTGCCTTTGGCATGGGAAACAGGGCAGAGACCTTGGCAAAGCCTGTGCCCACAAAGCTCTGCTCAGGGGCTGTGTGCTACAGAGGGACAGAGAAAAGCCTAATCAGGGCTGACTGCACCCATGGACCCCAGGCTGGTGAGGCATAGTCTGAGGACAAAAACTCACCTTTCCCCTTTGCAGAAGCTTTCAGTGCTGGAGAAAGCAATAGCATCCACTTCAGCAATGCTGACCTCAGACAGCAGCCAAAACATCTGCAGTTTCTCAGGCATGTATTCATGtttatttcctctttgcaaGTGCTCTCTGTTGCAGACACAGCCTCCTGGAAGGGTGCTTCAAGAAAccaagttttgttttgttggtaaTTTACGGTAAGCCTGCACTTCCCAAAGTGCCCAGCGTTAGAAAATAGAAGGCTGCTGTCCTATCCCCCTACCCCAATGGCTTGTGGAGTGATTAAGGATAGCTTTAATTTGAGGCCTGCAGCTCAACAGCTCCCAAAGGATTGATAAAATACATATAGCAATCTCCAGTTCCACCTCTGGAGGCTGAACTCTCTCCCAGTGATTAACGATGGctatttcctccctccctccttgcCACTGATTCTCTGCTAGGTCCAGCCAGCACTGACCaccaaacagaaacatttacaaCCAGGAAAAACCCTCCAAGAAATAGCACCATATAAGCCCAGGATAGATCTTCTAATAAAGAAATTGGGGTAATCGTGTCAGGCCACCCGAGGCAGACCCAGCTGGGCTGGGTTAGCAGCGCTGGCCTAATGCACCACACATGGGAGCCAAGAACTCTCCAGAGCCACCTTTGAGGTTGCTCGCAGGAGGCAGCAAATGCTAAAGCAGCCTTCCCCCTGCCAGGAAAAACTAGCTTCCCAgcccagagagctgctgctcaaGTGTTACCCTCCTTCAGTGTCTGCTGCTATAGCTTGAGGCTCAAGGGGAGGGCAGTGCGGGTGGGAAGGCAGCACTCAGGTAGAGAGCTGCTGCCTATTCCTCATGCATCTGTGTGCTCCACAGCCACCATGTATCATGGACTCTAGGCCAGAGGCAGCTTCACCACGGATTAAACACTAATAAGCTATGAATATCCCAGCTTCCATCTCCCCATAAACCCACCTTTCTCAGCCTTGTGGCCAGGAGGGTACGTTCCCACCTGGACACACCGATCACCCCCAATACTGTTCTTATTAAAGAGCAGGTACCAGAGACAAGCATTAGCTACTGTATAGAAGAAACCATTTGAGCTTGAGACTATGACAGGAGCCTGGTGAGGAAAGCAAGCCCTCCCGGGTACCACAGCCCCGGGGAATCACACActtgggagaggaaaagatCACAACATGCATTTCCAgcagaggtggaggaggaggattcAACAAGAGCACAGAATTCCCTCAGGAGAACTTCACTTCCGAGTAgaagttttaatatttattcaGTACAGGCCTGGTGAAGAGAACTGGGAAATAAGGCAAAGGCAAATTATCCTCCAGAGCCCACGTTAACATCTCATACACACAGACCATGCAGCGCAGCAGCTGCGCTCCTCCCTGGAGTCACATCCCACATCTTCCCCATCTGCTGGAGCACAGCCCATCCCTTACAAGTCCAGAAGGAATCGATTGACTTTCTTCAGGTATTCTGGCTTCAAGTAATCTCCCAGCTCATCCTTTGTGACCCACAGGTGATCCTCCTTCAGCTCTGCCGGGGACAAGTCACTGCTCTGGAGGAAGGCTTTGAAGAAGAATACTTTAGCTCCCACGTTATCCTCAGTCCTGATGGCCCTGGGGAATTTATACTTGTAAATCCCATATGGAGCATTCCCCAGGACTTTGGCTTGAAGGCGATCTCCTACGAGACCCCAGAAAcgcaagaaaaagaaaacaagaggtaAGAACACAAAGCAACAGTAACTGCTCTCCTGTAGTCACAAAAAGGCAGCATGAGCCACTCCTTGTGCCCGGTTCAGACTGACTGTTCCCGCTTAGAGAAATACTGCCAACTGTAAACCTTTTCTCATGACAAAAACAAACTTGTCTGGTATCCAGCAAGTCCTCTCAGAgtgagagagggagggagggagagggtaTTGAGCTTTGCCAACccacagggaaaagcaaggaCATCAGTTTGTCATCACTCATCTGGCACAGGGTGACAAGGTGTAAAGAGAAGCCATAAACCTGGAGTAAGCCACAGAGCATCACCAGACTGCCCTGCAACATCAGTGAGGGCCAGACCCAGCTGGTGGCACGCTGAGATCCTGTCAGCCCCATCAGCCCTCCGCACACTGCAGTTGGTCTGTGACAGTAAGCAGCTACAGAGCCGGGATCACAGCTCTTGCCAGCAAAGCCCACCCTGTTCAGCTCAATCCCTCTGctatgaaatgcttttttccagcagatgGGAGGCGATTTCACTACAGCAGATGGCAAAACCCCCTCAGATATggcacaggaagaaaaccactgggacaaagaggaggaagggcCAGGCACAGGGCAAACTACACACCCAAGAAGGTAGCCATGGCTCGCTCAGCCGTGCTTCGCAGCGTCTCCCCAGGCTGCCATTCCGCTTGAGGCAGGAGCCACAGCTCCTGGTTGCCGATTTTCTGTTTCACCAGAAGCATCAGGTTTCTGTCCAGCTTCCTGTTCAACGATGTTCGGTTGTTGCTTTTATCAGCATCTGCCAAAAACCAACACATGCTGGAAACAGAGTCTCCCGGCAGCACTGCTCTGATGCCCTTGATTCATCAACCCTCTGTGTCTCGCACTCTTCCAGCAATAATAGAGAGACATGGATACATGGAACAAGACAAAGATCTAGACAGAAATGCTCTAGAATTGCAGAATTCATCTGGATCCCACTGTTAGACTGtactgttttaatttcagaaggaaTTTACAGCAAGAAGCCTGGACCTCTACCTTGACAAAACTCAACACAAGCACTAGGCAGAGCTTGGGAACCAAGCAACCAAACATTTCTCCTATCTGGAAACAACATCCATTTTTACCACTTTGCTCTGGTAAGGTTGAACACACACATCTTTGCAGCATGGGAACACTTGATTTCATTGTCAGCCAGTTAATTCCTCATGTGCTAACAGTGCTGCCTCAGAGTCATGAccctctttaaaagaaaaagactcaGCAAATGCCTTCCCTCTACTGAATGGCACTCAGCTGTGTCTGGCATGCAATCAGGGTGTTCTCACTCCACCATGAACTTCAGGCTGTACCTGTTACCCGCGGAGCAGCTTGGAATTGAAGGAACTTCTGTTCCCACTTGTCCTCCAGGTCCTGAGCCATGATGACTGCTTTGCCGGACACTTCATCATCGTAGGcgctttccttcctcctcctgagcagctcctcctcctccagcttgCGGATTTCATGGTCTGAATAGTGGCTTTTCTCCAGTTCTATCTAGAAGGGCAATGCAGGGAGTTCTTGAGCCACCAGCACTTAACACATAGAATTAAACTAGTTCTACCTCAGTGAATGAAAAACGATGGGAATATCCCAGAACTTCCCTGCTCGCAGCAGAAACCTCCAACAGGCATGAAGGAAGCTCATTAAGCCTCACAATACCTAGTGCAGGCAGCAAATCTCACACAGAGCACTCACTATTGCTCCATGGCGAGGAACACCATCACCCAAGGTGCCGCAGACTGGCCGTGCAGGGCTGTTACCTCCTCCTGTCAGCGCCCGGCCAGCCGCACAGCGTGCTCTGCCCTCCAAGCCTGAAGCAGCCATTCCCTACCCGCATGCCTCCCCGCTCTACCTGCCCCATGAGAGCCgccatctcttcctcctccttctcgAGCGGCTGCGTGATGCGGGGCAGCCTCAGTAGACACATCGCCCCGAAGAGCCGCCACGACCGAGGCGCGGCCGCGCTGCAAACCCACCGCGCCCTGGGCGCCGCCATTACGCTATGGCGCAGGCCACAATGCACCGCGCTGCGCGCCGCCATGTTTCCTCCCCGCTCCCGTCGTGCTCCGCGGTGACCTACGCGGGCGCGCTGCGGGAGCCGCCATGAGCGCGGCGCTGGCGGTCGCTTGGCAACGGCTGCGCGGAGCGGCCTGGGGGTGAGCGGGGACGGGGGGTGCCGGGATCCCGGTGCCCGTGAGGGGATCCCGGTGTCCTCACCGACGGCTGCCCTTTGTTTCCCGCAGGGGCCGCGCTGCCGCCCTCTGCCGCGGCCTACGGACCGGCCCGCAGGACCTCGCGGAAGCGGCGGCCGCGAAGGAGGCGGAGACGCAGGACGCGACCGACCTGAGGTGAAGCGAGGCGGGAGGGCTCGGCCGGTTGCAGCGTGCTAAGGAGGGTTTGTCAGCTTCGGTGTTTTCTCGGCTGAGGGAGTGATTTGATTCGGTCACAAACGCGGTTTGTGTGGTTTGGTGACTGGgtcccctctttctttctcaatgTCGTAGGTTCACGCagccatagaatggttttggttggaaaaggcattaagatcatccagttccaaccccctgccacgggcagggacacctcacactagagcatgttgctccaagccctgtccagcctggccttgaacactgccagggatggggcagccacagcgtccttgggcagcccattccagcgcctcagcaccctcattgtaaagaacttcttccttatatccaacctaaacttcccctgtttcagtttgaacccatcaccccttgttctatcgctgcagtccctgattAATATTGCAAAATCTAAAGAGAATCTGATAACTCTTGCTTTGCTCCTCAGCCCTTTAATCCTGCAGAGGAGCTCCATGAGATGGAACGGAAAGGTCTATGAAGAGATCCCCATAGCTCACATCAAAGCTACATACAACAAGTAAGCAAATCAGCAGTTCCACTCGTGCTGCCATGCAGAATAACAGCTTATAACATACCTGGGCTTTGGTCAGTCATTGTATCATCGAAAGGCTTAAAGCAAAAAAGCCAGGGGACTGGTGTTCATGACTAGGAAGGATTCAAACCTCAGTGCTGTTCAGGAAGCCTAACTGTCCTTAGGGTGTCTTTAAAAGCAATAAGATTGTTATTACACACTTTGACTACATTCTGATGTGAATAATTAGATGCTGATGGCTTTAATGGCAGGTTACTTCCAGCCTCTGCTCTAGCAGTGTTGCTGTACAGATGCTGATAAAATATTCTTATTCTCCATGAGAGAATGTTGTGATCATTAGTGTGatattttactgtttctctTTCAAGGTCTAGGAATGTTTTGTGCATTGTTTTAATAACCAGAAGTAGTAAAATGCTTGTTGCAAGAGGTGGGTCTGAAAGGACTAAGCAGTGTGTGGGGTATACCTGGATAAAGCATACCTTACCTAGAAAGGTTGTGCCACCTCGCTTTGATTTTCTGGCGTGATGGAACGGCAAATGCTGGGAGGTCTCTGCAGAAGGTTCGTGTAGGTGGGATACCTTGAAAGGGAATGCTGAATGGAGAAGGGAGACTGGAGTGCTGTGGCGAGCCGTGCCAGTAAGGTGAGTAAAAATAAGGCTTTTTATAACTTGCTCATTTCTTCTGCCCTGTGTTTCTGTAGCACCCACATCCAAGTGGTCACCTTTGACAACACGTCGCTGGCGCACACATCCTGCGGCACAGAAGGCTTCCAGAATGCCAAGAAGGGAACTGCCATCGCGGCACAGACCGcagccatggcagcagcagtggtgagTCTGCACTGGTGACCCTCACCCTCCTGGAGGGGAGCACCCACCACCTCCCCAGCACATGGGTCCATGCCTTGCTCTGTTCCTCACTGCTCGAGCAGCATGCTGCTCTCTGGGGACAGCTTCCCCAGCCTCATCTGACACACTGCACGTCTTCACACAGACAAAGCATGGTTGAAACAGCAGAGGGTGAGCTTAGCTGTGCAGGTGTGATTGGGAAATGTGACTAACCTGGAGCCGATCCTTTCCTAGCTCCTTTTTTCCTAAGTGAATATCTCAGTTTGGAAATGCAGCTCCTGcgtcagcagcaggcaggcttTTTGCACTGTAGGAAGCAGCTATAATTACTGGCTGAACGGTTTATATTTGCTCTCTGCCACAGAACCACCAAGCTGCTGCCAGCCAGAGAAGGTGATGTCCTTGCACATGTAGTTTCCAGCTGCACACAGTTTACTGCAATTGTTTCTAAACCCAGTGGGTGTCCAGGTGGCAGGAGAAGATGAGGCTGGCTGTGTCACCTCCTCATTACAGCAGCATGAGGCCGGGTTAAACTCATCCTAAATTAGGTGGACCTCGCTCCAGCCTTTTGTGTCAGAGGTGTTTGGTGCCACTGCTGACCAACAGCTTATTGTCATTGACTTAGAGGAATATAAGAACATCTTCACTATTAATCTGTGCTCATCATAGCTGTGCTTGGCCAGGTCTGTTCTGTCCCTGTTACAGTTGTTAGCACATTAACTGCACCAGAACAGAGTGAGAGACCCAGACGAGCTGCATCCACGTGGTGGCAGCACGGCTATGCTTTGCAGCACATTCTCGTTTTCAATTTGCAAGCCCCCAGCATTTCGGCACTGAAGGAGGGGACTCCTGCACAGCAAATATAAAGCttatctgcttttctcatttacCCTCTAGAAGGAATCCACTGCTCACAGGAGAGAAGTCGCCgcataagagaaagaaaaacagctttaagTTAGTCCCTTGTTAGTCCCTTGCCAGTTCAGTCATGTATCCATGGATATCATGTCATTTTCTGCCTTGGCTTTAGGTCACAGATAGTTTGATTTCTCTGTATGCAGCCCTGAAAGCTTGGCACAGTTCTGAAACTGCCATGGCTATAGCCAGGTTCCTTTTCTCCTAGCATCTTTGTGCAATAATCCccatatttgctttctttatccATTACTACCTACTCTTTACTTACAGAATACTACTATAGTAGGTCAGAAGGGAATGGAAGAGCCCaggggaggcagagcagcaggagttAGATCACAGAGAACACTAATCACTTGTTCCTTTTGCAGAAAGCCCGTGGGAAAGGTGTTCTGCATGTACGAGTGATGGTGAAAGGATTGGGACCGGGACGCAAAGTAGGTGCCAGTTTCTTTCCACAATCTCCTTTCTCAGGCATCATCCAGGGATTTTAAACTCTGGCTGATCCCATGACTGTACCTTTGAACTTGGCTCTTCTGAAGGTGATGTAAAGAATTCATCACTCAAGTGCCTAGTACTGAAGTATTCAGAGTCGTGTCACTTTGGAGGCAGaacaaaagctgtatttggGACTTCTTTCAAGTAGGAAAATTGATGGAAATGCCAGTGAAAGGACTGGAGCAGATAGATTTAAACTGGGCTTTCTGACACAGATTACTTAGTTTTAAGATAATTACAAAGTAGAACCACTAGAACAAGTTGATTTTTGGATAGAGGACCAAGCTATTTTTCCTgagctttttccccttctctgctgTTCAATGTGTCATCTGCTGTCTTGTTCTTCCAGGCCGCCATCAAGGGTTTGACAATGGGAGGTTTGGAGGTCATCTCCATCACTGACAACACCCCAGTGCCACACAACGGCTGCCGCCCTCGGAAGGCCAGGAGAATGTGAAGGGGGAGTGGAAGAGACACACAGTGTTCAACACCAGTTCATGCAGCAGGGGCTGAACGTTGCTCCTGTGATAGATTCTGGGAATCCACCCTCCCTGGAAATACTTGTTAAGGGAAGCTTGAAGAAGAGAGACCATCCTGGGCCTTAAAAGCCCAGGTGGTAAAAGCAGGAACATGTGTACTTCCTTAGTGGGAAGCCTCTTGTGTGTAAAGTTTGTTGATTAAAATGTTGGTCTTTTGACAGCCATTCCTGCTGTGTTCCCAGAAGTATTTTGGATTATTAATGCCTCTCgacttctctcttcctcttacCACCGTATGTGGCTCTTGTCTAGCCCTCTGTGCTATTATTGTCCTTGTTAGATGAAGGGGAGCTTGAGGTCTAGATCTCCTTCTAGTCTTGTGTAGTAAACAACTGCATGGGGGTCACATcagcttccttccctccttctcttaCTGTCATTTGGAAACAAGGCCTGGGGTAACACTTCCCCTTCCCCTGGCTTGCAGAGGTCAGGGTGTTGTGCAAGAAGCAACTCCCTGTCTGGCTCTGTTACTGGCAAAGAGCTGCTGTGGTGCTTTGTTTCACCCAAGCTGTagctgctctgccagtgctgctggaaaacacGAGTCCTAAAGGGGCTGGGATCTTGCCAGTTTTGATGCTGGCAgcctctctgctcctgccttgtGCACCATGAACTCTATGTTCTGGGGTCCTGGGGAAAGCAAGCAGAGGGGCAGTAAGCCCGAGGAacaatgaaatgctgaaagaagatttaaaacactgaagtgTTGAACTGTACCACTGTATAGCCACAGGCAGCATGGGCATGTCATGGGGCTGTGATGTATTATTGCTGTCCCAGTTCCATCCAGAGAGAATTTCTGCCAAGGTAATATGTCTGAGGCTCTCTGGAGCATTACCCAGGGAAGCAGGAACTGCCTACAGGATTGATTTTCCTGGATGGCAGAGGCAAAGGGCACCTCCCCAAAATCCTGCTGCCAGAGAAGCCCTGGCCACATCCAGCACACTCTGGGCACGCGTATCACCTGTAAACAGAGCGTATTTTGATACAGGCAGCAGTTCTGTCTCAAACCCAGAATCTTCCTTtctattatttctctttctgtcatcCCTCCTTAGTTTCTTAAATTGCATAATTAACTATTCTCTTCCTCTTTAGAGAAGGGCTACCATGGCAACGAGGCAGTGAACCTCCTTCATGGGGCCGAATGGCATACGgcaggttttgaaagaaatctgtctGCTTCGAAGAGCCTGTTGAGTTGCATTtgacagaagagaagaaaacaagattcaGGTGAACCCCCTGCCTCACTCCAGCTATCTCAATTTGATTAGAGGGTAGGTTATCTTAACGGGAAGTTCCTTGAGCTGTGACAGATTTGACAGCAAGGAAGAGAGGCTCTTCCATAGATGTTTGACACACTAAAAGAGCTTCCCCCTCACTCCAGAAATATGGCTGAGCTTCAAGTGACTTCATATTCCTCTTTGAAAGGAGAAGATATTCAGGTCAGCTATAAACTGCAAAGCTCAAACCTCCCAGGTCCCAGGTAGCTGGCTGGGGAGAGCATGCGTGAGCAATGATGTGCCTTAAGCAAGGCTGGACTGGCTTCTGTGCTGAGCACAGTGACCAGTCCTGGAAGGGAGGAGCACCCAGTCTGCACTGACAGGCTTGTCAGTGATGTACTGTCttaacacacagagaaaaccaaacactACCCCTCTCCACCACAGGCAGCTCATTGCATCAATGCAGAAGTGCCCACATCAGATAAAGATGagagaacaaactgaaaaagattGGGAAGAGATCTGCAGTCTCTGAAATTCAGGGAAGAGGAGGTGGGTGACTTGAGAGCCAGAAAGCAATGAGAATAAAGCTTTGTCTGATCCAGGCTCAAGGCTGTGCCCTTTGTAAAGGCCACTCTTGGTTTCTGAGTATTTGTGAACATTCATGAAGTCTACCAAtacactgctgctgcttacaCAGGGGTAAGTTTTATCTCCCTGCCTAGTTTTGGTAGCTCCCCTACTTCCTCCTCCAACACTTAACACAGCACTCTCTGAGCTGGAGAGAAGAGGCTGGCACTGCTCTCCATGGTGCAGTGGCTGGGTCTGTACAGTATCATGCAATATTTGCTTTCCAAACCCCCAGCTCCACATCCTCAGCTCTCCAGCACGGTGCTCCAGTTACACAGCTTCCCATAGAAGTCACTTTGcacctctcttccctcctgaaCACCCCCAAAGCCAAATCCTAACTTGCTGCTCAGTCTGAGCTGTTGATTCTGCAGCACATCCCAGGCCTCTGGGGCAGTGGTCAGGGAAGTGGGAGAGCACAGCAGGCAGGGCAAGCTCTCCCACCCTGCACAAGGTCTGAGTTGCTCCTTCCTGCATATACTGTACagagaaagaagttttaaaactcTCTATTGTTCATCTTGGAGGGGATGAATAGACACCAACAGCTCTTCATGATTTCCTTACCCTTCAGATCTAACTATGAGGGGCCTGGTTTTAGGCAGCCACTGGTGTTCACCAGTTCTAACTGCTTTTCTTAGCGCCTGGGTGGAATCCTGGTTTCTACTGGCTCACATTCCTCCTGAGCAGCAATCACTTCACttgtcagcagcacagccacagcattAGCACCCTCATTAGGGTCACATCCTCTCCCTTTGGGCTTCCCCTTCGCTTTGGGATATTTTCTCTCCACTCCCTCCTAACTTTTGATTCCCTACCCTCAAATAAGcctttttctgtgaaacaagCTCCGAAGCTGCTACTGACTGCAAAGCTTCACCCAGGTCTCTCTGGGGTTTTGCCCTCCACTTCAAAATACCACATGGACCATCGCATCATACTGGGGGTGAAATAAAAACCAGTCTTCTGATTTACAGATACAATGCTGCCTCAGGTCTGTTTATCCCGTAATGAGGCCCATTCCATCTTGGGGAGTTGATGTAACTCAGTTACCCTTCCCTTGGACAGGGATAGCACCTGGTGGCTTGGAAAAAATAGCCCCCAGCCTTCTCCCTAATAGTACATTATTCTGCAGAGAGGAATTATTTCCCTATCCCCAGCAACAAGGACTTTCtacccagagctgcagctttatGTACTGAATTGGTGATTTACTATTTCTTATGTGAGCATCTCAACAACAGGACTCAGGCAGCCAATTTCAATCCTTTTGTGAGATTCAATTAAAGCAGTAAGCGATGGCAGTGTCCTTCAACAGCTGACTGCATGTACAGGCCAGCGAGGAGAGGAGCACTAATAACCTGGAGCAGCAGGGGTGGTTCACTACAGCCCCGCTGCTGGGGATGTTTGCAGCTCTTGCTGgctttccctctgctgtgggGATACCTGGCTGGAGATGTGCACAAAGCAGGGCAGTCAGTAGAGCTCTCAAAGGCTCAGGAGcctttggggaagaaacagTTCAAGTTAGGTGATGTTCTTGCACTGCTTTCCTTGCCTGCTGTCCTTGCC
Above is a genomic segment from Strigops habroptila isolate Jane chromosome 9, bStrHab1.2.pri, whole genome shotgun sequence containing:
- the MRPL46 gene encoding 39S ribosomal protein L46, mitochondrial — its product is MAARSAVHCGLRHSVMAAPRARWVCSAAAPRSWRLFGAMCLLRLPRITQPLEKEEEEMAALMGQIELEKSHYSDHEIRKLEEEELLRRRKESAYDDEVSGKAVIMAQDLEDKWEQKFLQFQAAPRVTDADKSNNRTSLNRKLDRNLMLLVKQKIGNQELWLLPQAEWQPGETLRSTAERAMATFLGDRLQAKVLGNAPYGIYKYKFPRAIRTEDNVGAKVFFFKAFLQSSDLSPAELKEDHLWVTKDELGDYLKPEYLKKVNRFLLDL
- the MRPS11 gene encoding 28S ribosomal protein S11, mitochondrial, with the protein product MSAALAVAWQRLRGAAWGGRAAALCRGLRTGPQDLAEAAAAKEAETQDATDLSPLILQRSSMRWNGKVYEEIPIAHIKATYNNTHIQVVTFDNTSLAHTSCGTEGFQNAKKGTAIAAQTAAMAAAVKARGKGVLHVRVMVKGLGPGRKAAIKGLTMGGLEVISITDNTPVPHNGCRPRKARRM